A window of Bacillota bacterium contains these coding sequences:
- a CDS encoding glycine C-acetyltransferase has protein sequence MNALDSVLEARLADLREKGLFRRPPVLESPQNPRVVVRGREVINLASNNYLGLATHPRLVEAAIEATRELGVGAGAVRTIAGTLTIHEELETRLAQFKRTEAALVFQSGFTANMGVIESLLGEGDVILSDELNHASIIDGIRLSKAQRRVFPHKDMTALERELKECPPQAVKLVITDGVFSMDGDIAPLPGIVELAERYGASVMVDDAHASGVLGHNGRGTVDHFGLHGRVDIQVGTLSKAMGVLGGYVAGSRNLVDFLIHRGRPFLFSTSHPPGVAAANLAALELLLEGSLQEQLWENTRFFQKGLHSLGFDTGNSETPITPVIVGQGSAAMALSDALFERGVLCTGIGYPTVPEHRSRVRAIVTAGHTRADLEEALEAFEKAGGEMGLIA, from the coding sequence TTGAATGCGCTGGACAGCGTGTTGGAGGCTCGCCTCGCGGATCTTAGGGAGAAGGGCCTCTTCCGTAGACCTCCGGTTCTAGAGAGCCCCCAGAACCCGCGAGTGGTGGTCAGGGGAAGAGAGGTCATTAACCTAGCCTCCAACAACTACCTTGGCCTTGCCACCCACCCGAGGCTGGTGGAGGCTGCCATCGAGGCTACGCGGGAACTCGGTGTGGGGGCCGGCGCAGTCAGGACGATCGCAGGCACCCTCACCATCCACGAGGAACTGGAGACCCGGCTGGCCCAGTTCAAGAGGACCGAGGCAGCGCTGGTGTTCCAATCTGGGTTCACCGCGAACATGGGGGTTATCGAGTCCCTCCTGGGGGAGGGTGACGTGATCCTCAGCGACGAGCTGAACCACGCCAGCATTATAGATGGCATCAGGCTGAGCAAGGCCCAGCGACGTGTCTTCCCTCACAAGGACATGACAGCCCTGGAGAGGGAACTCAAGGAGTGCCCACCGCAGGCTGTCAAGCTGGTGATCACGGACGGGGTCTTCAGCATGGATGGTGATATCGCCCCCCTGCCTGGCATAGTGGAACTGGCCGAGCGCTACGGCGCCTCCGTCATGGTAGACGATGCCCATGCTAGCGGGGTCTTGGGCCATAACGGCCGGGGGACTGTGGATCACTTCGGATTGCACGGGCGTGTGGACATCCAGGTGGGCACCCTCTCCAAGGCCATGGGGGTACTCGGAGGTTATGTCGCGGGGAGCCGGAACCTCGTTGACTTCCTCATCCACAGGGGACGCCCATTCCTCTTCAGCACCTCACACCCGCCGGGCGTGGCAGCGGCGAACCTTGCCGCCCTCGAACTGCTTCTTGAGGGGAGCCTGCAGGAGCAACTCTGGGAGAACACGCGCTTCTTCCAGAAGGGCCTCCACTCGCTGGGCTTTGACACGGGGAATAGCGAGACACCCATAACCCCGGTCATTGTTGGCCAGGGCTCTGCCGCCATGGCCCTGAGCGATGCCCTCTTTGAGAGAGGCGTGCTCTGCACGGGTATAGGCTATCCAACGGTCCCGGAACACAGGTCGAGGGTACGAGCCATTGTAACTGCCGGCCATACCCGTGCGGATCTTGAGGAAGCCCTGGAAGCCTTCGAAAAGGCCGGCGGGGAGATGGGACTAATAGCGTAG
- the tdh gene encoding L-threonine 3-dehydrogenase: MEGTMKAIVKQRPGPGAVLEMIAIPRPGPRDVLVKVQVASICGTDLHIFNWDPWAANRIKPPLVFGHELAGEVVEVGPQVTRDIKIGDYVSAESHLTCGACYQCQTGHSHICQDYHILGVDFDGAFAEFVRLPEQSVWKNRPSIPPEVASIQDPFGNALLTASSVDVTAKTVVVSGCGSIGLFAVAIARASGARRVIAVDPNEYRLEIAGSLGASPCLNPSKDDVIAAVRHLTDGAGADFVMEMSGSPEALVSGLKVLKNGGHLALLGIPTAPVSLNLADDVVFKGITIHGVTGREIFGTWHKVSALLDGVVDIRKVLTHSYRLEDFEKAFALMNEGQCGKVLLYP; the protein is encoded by the coding sequence TTGGAGGGTACCATGAAGGCCATAGTGAAGCAGCGGCCCGGCCCAGGGGCCGTCCTGGAAATGATAGCAATCCCCAGGCCGGGTCCCAGAGATGTGCTGGTCAAGGTACAGGTCGCCTCCATATGCGGGACAGACCTCCACATATTCAACTGGGACCCATGGGCGGCCAACCGGATCAAGCCTCCCCTCGTGTTCGGCCACGAATTGGCGGGCGAGGTAGTTGAGGTGGGACCCCAGGTTACCAGGGATATAAAGATAGGCGATTACGTTTCTGCCGAAAGCCACCTCACCTGCGGTGCATGCTACCAGTGCCAGACCGGCCATTCCCATATCTGCCAGGACTACCATATACTAGGCGTGGACTTCGATGGCGCCTTTGCCGAATTCGTAAGGCTCCCCGAACAGAGTGTGTGGAAGAACCGGCCCAGCATCCCGCCGGAGGTAGCCTCCATACAGGACCCCTTCGGGAATGCCCTGCTCACAGCCTCCAGCGTCGATGTCACAGCAAAGACCGTGGTGGTCAGTGGCTGCGGTTCCATAGGCCTCTTCGCCGTGGCAATAGCCAGGGCCTCTGGCGCAAGGAGGGTCATCGCCGTTGATCCCAACGAGTACCGCTTGGAGATCGCCGGCTCCCTGGGGGCCAGCCCCTGCCTCAACCCCTCCAAGGATGATGTCATCGCTGCCGTGCGCCATCTCACCGATGGTGCTGGAGCAGACTTCGTCATGGAGATGTCGGGGAGCCCCGAGGCCCTAGTATCGGGCCTCAAGGTCTTGAAGAACGGTGGCCACCTGGCGCTCTTGGGGATCCCCACGGCCCCTGTCTCATTGAACCTCGCAGATGACGTGGTGTTCAAGGGTATCACCATTCACGGCGTGACTGGCCGAGAGATCTTTGGCACATGGCACAAGGTGTCGGCCCTCCTTGACGGGGTGGTGGATATCAGGAAGGTGCTTACCCACAGCTATAGGCTGGAGGACTTCGAGAAGGCCTTTGCCCTGATGAACGAGGGCCAGTGCGGAAAGGTTCTGCTCTATCCATGA
- a CDS encoding agmatinase family protein, which translates to MTSTPADRIPYIAGRETHLPRVYGNIPTFLGVPLSKVPQDLEKYDVAIFGVPWEGPITWGDPRGSKCEDVPKLLRLEAARYGGFLPELDIDVLESLRVTDYGDVVTVANSIPETLKSVYDKSSEVFSRKLFPLVYGGDHSFTPQIIKALCENVQGKVGLIMFDSHMDNLDQYDGEPNARCCPVNRIAEIPGVKTSSIVHFGIRGPRNSRYGFNFAREIGATVITSRDIHVMGFSCALKKAIRIAKEGTDAFYVSICSDAIDPAYNPGGPPDPDGLTSHEVLTAAYETCLAGPSGFDIVEIYPTQPGATFSLHLAVWMGMYALAGLSRGRDG; encoded by the coding sequence GTGACGAGCACCCCTGCTGACCGCATCCCCTACATTGCTGGACGAGAGACGCACCTTCCCAGGGTCTACGGCAACATCCCCACCTTTCTCGGTGTCCCCTTATCGAAGGTCCCTCAAGATCTGGAGAAGTACGATGTTGCCATATTCGGGGTTCCATGGGAGGGTCCCATAACATGGGGCGACCCAAGGGGCTCCAAGTGCGAGGATGTGCCCAAGCTTCTCAGGCTGGAGGCAGCCCGCTACGGTGGCTTCCTTCCTGAACTGGACATAGACGTTCTGGAATCCCTTAGGGTCACGGACTACGGCGATGTGGTTACGGTGGCAAACAGTATACCGGAGACCCTGAAGTCAGTGTACGACAAGTCCTCTGAGGTGTTCAGCCGCAAGCTCTTCCCACTAGTGTACGGGGGAGACCACTCCTTCACACCCCAGATCATCAAGGCCCTGTGCGAAAACGTCCAGGGAAAGGTCGGCCTTATCATGTTCGACTCCCACATGGATAACCTAGACCAGTATGATGGAGAACCCAACGCCCGTTGCTGCCCGGTGAATCGCATCGCGGAGATCCCAGGGGTCAAGACCAGCAGCATTGTGCACTTCGGCATCCGGGGTCCGAGGAACTCGAGATATGGTTTCAACTTTGCCAGGGAGATCGGCGCTACCGTTATCACATCCAGGGACATCCACGTGATGGGGTTTTCCTGCGCCCTCAAGAAAGCTATCAGGATTGCCAAGGAAGGAACAGATGCGTTCTACGTGTCAATATGCAGCGATGCCATAGACCCCGCATACAACCCCGGTGGTCCCCCGGACCCGGATGGGTTGACATCCCACGAGGTCCTGACGGCAGCATATGAGACCTGCCTCGCCGGTCCTTCGGGATTTGACATCGTTGAGATATACCCGACGCAGCCCGGGGCAACCTTCTCCCTGCACCTGGCTGTCTGGATGGGCATGTACGCCTTGGCGGGACTGTCCCGGGGACGCGATGGGTAA
- a CDS encoding cupin domain-containing protein encodes MQIGSMLKRLRMEKGLTLREMSSMTGLSVGFLSNLERDINSPTLSSLAKICQALNASLVTLFQEDTPSEKRVVRKAERDLLFVSKTSKAAYTSLSERNKRLQAVCITMEPGGDYGEVPLGHAGDEFGVMLEGTMEITIGGEVYLLEEGDAFYIDAYVPHKYRNTGSDRCVSLWVLETSTTPS; translated from the coding sequence GTGCAGATCGGCAGCATGCTTAAGCGGCTTCGCATGGAGAAGGGGCTTACCTTGAGAGAGATGTCCAGCATGACCGGGCTATCGGTAGGGTTCCTAAGCAATCTCGAGCGAGACATTAACAGCCCCACACTCAGCTCCTTGGCCAAGATATGCCAGGCACTGAACGCCTCGCTGGTCACGCTGTTCCAGGAGGATACCCCCTCGGAGAAGAGGGTGGTGAGAAAGGCGGAAAGAGACCTGCTCTTTGTCTCCAAGACCTCGAAGGCCGCCTATACATCCCTATCGGAGCGCAACAAGCGACTCCAGGCAGTATGCATCACAATGGAACCCGGGGGCGACTACGGTGAGGTTCCCCTGGGACACGCCGGAGACGAGTTTGGCGTGATGCTCGAAGGGACCATGGAGATTACCATTGGCGGTGAGGTCTACCTGCTGGAAGAGGGGGACGCCTTCTACATAGACGCCTATGTCCCTCACAAGTACAGGAATACGGGCAGCGACCGGTGCGTGAGCCTGTGGGTACTGGAGACCTCGACTACCCCGTCGTGA
- a CDS encoding HEPN domain-containing protein — protein MRLPHREEGLRWLEQARADMRGAEVLHANGIFHLVCFIAQQVAEKALKAYLYTQGETMVTGHSVAALAEWAKEYDPEFGNLGSMVSPLDAFYITARYPNGLPASTPSKVFGEKTASDALDLARTALSFVAGRIG, from the coding sequence ATGAGACTGCCTCACCGTGAAGAAGGGTTAAGGTGGCTTGAACAGGCTCGAGCTGACATGCGGGGCGCTGAGGTCCTCCACGCGAATGGTATCTTCCATCTTGTGTGTTTCATCGCCCAGCAGGTGGCCGAGAAAGCCCTCAAGGCATACCTGTACACCCAAGGAGAAACCATGGTAACCGGGCATTCCGTGGCCGCCCTCGCCGAATGGGCCAAGGAATACGACCCGGAATTCGGCAACCTCGGCTCCATGGTGTCTCCACTGGATGCCTTCTACATCACCGCACGTTACCCCAATGGGTTGCCCGCAAGCACTCCGTCAAAGGTGTTCGGGGAAAAGACAGCCAGCGATGCCCTGGACTTAGCACGGACCGCTTTGAGCTTCGTCGCTGGCAGGATCGGGTAG
- a CDS encoding nucleotidyltransferase domain-containing protein, which translates to MDELRSVLDHRRRRLAKRLREEALRLASGLEEMGATKVILFGSTGRRERAALTSDLDIIAVMATDEPFIERTVSAYRRLRPLVAADILIYTPEEMETLAKTSEFVKKALAEGEVLHETASP; encoded by the coding sequence GTGGACGAACTCAGGTCAGTGCTGGATCATCGCAGGAGAAGGCTGGCCAAACGTCTCCGCGAAGAGGCTCTTCGCTTGGCGTCTGGCTTGGAAGAAATGGGGGCCACAAAGGTAATCCTCTTCGGTTCCACGGGAAGGAGGGAGAGGGCGGCCCTCACCTCGGACCTGGACATAATCGCAGTCATGGCCACAGACGAGCCCTTCATCGAACGGACCGTTAGCGCATACCGCCGGCTGAGGCCACTGGTGGCCGCAGACATATTGATATACACTCCGGAGGAGATGGAGACTCTCGCAAAGACCAGTGAGTTCGTGAAAAAGGCCTTGGCTGAGGGGGAGGTGCTTCATGAGACTGCCTCACCGTGA
- a CDS encoding tyrosine-type recombinase/integrase, producing MPDSLNPGAERQWQQALEQFLWFKKAQGSSETTIEDYHRFVMYFFQRYAPSLSHPPEVKTAAYKYLSERVKPATYNLRLNYLKGFFSWCVREGILPENALDGFRLRRAEGRTVMLQPDTLQRLLALPDQATPAGLRDYTLMLLTLDTGLRPREAFQILITDVDLERVEVRVRGEVAKTRRTRVLPMSPVTAAKVRELIAVRNPSWPDTVPLFCTRTGKPLNRDSWGDRLTRYSRILGVTVRPYDLRHSFAVLYLRSGAHAFALQRMLGHTTMAMTRRYVHLTSDDLREQHLLASPVARYFSPPADIQAGRTSTLTEPAL from the coding sequence ATGCCGGATTCCCTTAACCCCGGTGCGGAACGTCAATGGCAGCAAGCCTTGGAGCAGTTCCTGTGGTTCAAGAAGGCCCAGGGGTCCTCGGAAACCACCATTGAGGACTACCACAGGTTTGTTATGTACTTCTTCCAGCGATATGCCCCTTCCCTTTCCCACCCCCCTGAAGTGAAGACGGCAGCCTACAAATACCTGTCCGAACGGGTGAAGCCGGCCACGTACAACCTTCGCCTCAACTACCTCAAGGGTTTCTTCAGCTGGTGTGTGCGGGAAGGTATCCTGCCGGAAAACGCCCTGGATGGATTCCGCTTGAGGCGCGCTGAAGGCAGGACTGTGATGCTGCAACCCGATACACTGCAGCGCCTCTTGGCCCTACCTGACCAGGCAACACCAGCCGGGCTAAGGGACTACACCCTGATGCTGTTGACCCTGGATACAGGCCTCAGACCTCGAGAGGCCTTCCAGATCCTCATCACCGACGTGGACCTCGAACGAGTGGAGGTTCGCGTCCGCGGTGAGGTTGCCAAGACCAGGAGGACTCGAGTCCTTCCCATGTCCCCAGTGACCGCGGCCAAGGTCCGGGAACTCATTGCAGTGAGGAACCCCTCCTGGCCAGACACCGTCCCCCTGTTCTGCACGAGGACCGGAAAGCCCCTGAACCGGGATTCCTGGGGTGACAGGCTCACTAGGTACAGCAGGATACTGGGTGTTACCGTTCGCCCCTATGACCTTAGGCATTCCTTCGCCGTCCTGTATCTTCGCAGCGGAGCTCACGCCTTCGCCCTGCAGCGCATGCTAGGCCACACAACTATGGCAATGACCAGGAGGTACGTGCACCTGACTAGTGATGACTTGAGAGAACAGCACTTGCTGGCCTCACCAGTCGCCAGGTACTTCTCTCCCCCCGCGGATATACAGGCAGGCAGGACCTCGACCCTTACGGAGCCTGCCCTTTAG